The region CTTAAGAATACATACCAATTTTGACAACCATCATGCTCCAAAATCTCCTCATCTCCCTTTTACTAATCAGTGCAGGTAAGACCAGCATTTGTGACCTTTAATGTATGACAACTcttttttgtgctgttttataGACTTTGTATTGCTGTGTTAATGTTTGTCCTTTAATGTTCTTTGTTCTGCCTATTATCTTTGTAAATGCTTTGGGTTCTTCACTAAACCCATTGTAATGCATTTAGAACGATAAGTGAACACGTACACTACAATGACATGATTTTGTGTTATCCACGCTAACAGCCTGTGCCATGCACCTGGAATACCTGAAAGTGAATTCTGACCAAGAGCTGCCTGATGAGATTTTGGtatgctttttttaaattaattttaacagCAATTAGGATTCCCACCAAAACTTCAGAACTAATAATAATGCTGTTTGAGCATGTTTTGCTTCACCACGGTATATATTGCATCCTAACAAAAGAGTGTACTGTGACAActcagtgttcttttttttagaGGATTATTTAGGTTCTGTTCGCAGTTATAATGTGTCTCTTATTCTCAGGCTCTTGCTCAGGATGAGGAGTTGTCTATGCCTGAGGCAGAACTTCCAGGGAAATGCTGGGCGTGCAAGTGGGCTATGAGGAAGCTGAAAAGAACTCTTGGGAATAGAGCTAGTCAGGTGTGTACTGAGTGTCAGACTGCATTGATATAAATTATATGCACCCCTTATGTTGAAAAACTTTCATACAGTATAATCTTTACCACAGGACAAGATTAGAGCAAAACTCAATAGTGTCTGCAATAGCCTTGGCTTCCTGAAATCTATGTGTAATCGCATGTTACAGCCTTACACAGAAACTTTGATTGAAGAGCTCTCAACCTCAGATGATCCAGCAACCATCTGCAGAAATGTTGGCTTTTGCACGTAAGAAAATAACATAGTGTTTTTGGACAAAATTGCATGACATGTTTATGAATGCATATCTACTTAGTCATTGTTTTCACATTTCCTAACCTCTTAATTAAAGCGTTACTGTCCAAGTCAACAGcttgatttatatttttactcaCTATGTTACAGGTCACGCCGCCTGCAGGAATTCATTGAAGCTTTTCCAGAAATCCAGCAAAAACTCTGAAATAGTTCCCATTTCCATCATGGCAGCTGTATGATGAGaaagtaattaaataaataaaacaataaggggtaattcagaaatgtattattatgaATTAATAAAGCCTGATTTTTGCTCtaataaataactgaaatattttttgacGTTTTCCTCATTTGTTTCTAGTCAAAGTCAAAATAAGCTCTATTGGTAGTGGTTCACACTACAGATGTGTTGAGTAAAGAATTAATCATTGCTCCTCCAGGAAACAGACAGTAgtgaaaaaaaactaaagacaGTAAATAAACCAAATACAAGCATTAGTCTTTACAAACTAGACAAAAATACTTCTATACATAAATAAGTTACTCAAGTACATGTACTTAAATAAGATAATCATAATATAATAAAGTCCCCCAGTGAGGAAATTCAAAATGCAATATACAGTAAAATGGATTTTTACTTTTTCtggttctttaataaagaaagtgcatctatatagaaccctgaacacttaaagaactttttgcatcatgaaaggTTCATCAGATTAACGGAGAATGTGTTATAGAGTTCTATAGAGCACCTTTTATAAAAGGGGTGAATATAGCACCAAATACGGTTCCTCTGTTATTACAATGTCAAGCTTATAACAATAGAGGAACCGTTTTTGGTGTCATATAAAGCCCCTTTTCTACAATGGAAAACATCTgttaactcacacacacgctctaGTAGTTCACTAGTAAGATTGACTGGCGTGGTTGCTCCAGTAAGTAGCACAGATGAGAATTACTTTATCACTCAGCACTAACACATTACAGTCACAAGTAGCAGTCCTCATTTTTGCTGCACTATATCACAGATGACTCTTCATGTTGTTATTAGGTAGGAGTTATGTATGGTAACATCAGTTAAGCCCAAACACACTGCAAATAAAAATGAGCTGAAAATGAActgctgtgggtttttttctccATGGGCCTAATACTGGGCACTGGTTGTCTGGTTTAAGAGTGCAGCACTAATATGGAGCAGATGGGAAATATGCAtaaatttatctcatacacTGCTCCTCTCCTTGTGCTGGAGAGTATCTTGTAACACTCAGAAGCAAATAGCTCACTGCTACTTTGCACCAGGGGCATGAAAGATCCAGCAGTGTAGTATATTGAGGCAAAAAGTTGTTCAAATCTGTTAGATACATTGCCATTTTTGTTATATATAGGATCTATTGGAAAAATTTgcacgtcagactcttatttctctgctttgtgactgaatgtgagtgagttcCCAGCTAACAGGGAACATTCCCACAACTTTGGCTAACGTTATGTAAAGGTTTTCCTAATGTTAGAAACATTCCAGGTGAAAGTTACATGAATGTACATTtagcgtatatatatatatatagtctaaAGGAGTATATGTATTGTATTCTGTAGACACGTATTAGGAAAGAGTCACCTGTTTTACATCACCATTTGAGATTAAAGGTACACCGTTGAAAGATGTGGATCCATTGATTGTGTTCAACACcattatatttaattcaataatACTTTATCTTTTACATTTTCCTTACTTTTCCGAACTGAAATTTcataactataaataaatatcatgaAAAACTGCTGTTAGGGGAAATAAGCTATTTAATGTAAGCTAAGATTAGCTAATTTAGCTCTCTTGCTAGCTAACTCTGCATTAGTCAAGAGGTAAAACTGATTGTATAATTTATATCTCGCTAATGTTAATGAAtaagttattcattttcaagTTGTTTTCTGCAATGTGGCACTGTTTCTCCACTTAGCATGCCAGTGCCTGGCGGCTGGCAAAAAACACTCATTGCTTGTAATAGTCAGCATATCTCAAGTATTACAGGCACAATATCGAGTCAAGGTACCTAATTGGGGGTTCACtgacttgctcaagggcacttcagccatggatgttcctgctggtcctggggattgaatcggcaaccttctggtaccaagtccggtcctctaaccattaggcgaAGGCTTCCCCTTATTATACATCAGTGAATGGGCAAACTACGCCATTATACTCTAAAATGACTAAGGAATTAAAGTTGAAAGAAAAAGTTTTTCCAAGCTTCAGATAAACTaacaaaagaacacaaaaaGAGCTACCAGATTATGTCGTTGCTAAATTCTTCGGTAATGTCATTGGCATTGCTCTTTAAACTTCTGCTGTACAGTGCAAACTTATCACATGCAAGTAATTTAGTCATGAATAAAGAAGGAATAAGAAGCCACAGGCACCCCTTGCACACTGACTGCTTGTAAGACAAAATCTGCAACATAACTTAAAGAAAGCTTTGTGTTTTAGCTGCCCCGGATGGCTTGGGTAGACTGGAACAATTCTATACATGAACTGATAAATAAGAAGAAATACTTCATAAACCTGTTTGTGTATTTGCAGGTGGAATATACAGAGACCCCCTAAAAAGTTTGGATTTTTGACAAATGTGATGATGATAAAACCAtttcttaatttgtttttaagtcATTAAGCTTGCATTGATTATGCCTCAATATGTcactattatattatattgaaCTAGACCACCAGTGTAAATCAGAATTATTTggagaaaggtttttttttttttttaaatggtaatGTTTGAGCCTTCTTAAGGGGGATTAACATAACTacatactaaaaaaaaatattgaaatgttaAAAGGACCACCATTTTAACAAATCTCAAGTTCGACACTTCACTGCtgctttttgtcccttattattattttacattttctatttctccataaaataataatacaaaaaattaTTAACAAAAGGACCTATTAAAGGAGGccaaaataataacataataacaataattataaataataaaaataagaagaaaTTGAGATCCATTAAACATGATATGTTATATCACCCTCAAAAATCTCAGGCAGCACATTTGATATAAAAGCAGACATTTTTGTGCTCCCTGTCAACATCACTGAACtcagtgcagaatattttacatTCACTGGATCTTAAATTCAACCAAAGGAATTCCAAAAATGTGTCAAGTCCCTGATTAAAAAGGTTGgattttacatttctgagcaAGATTTGTGCCTAACCACTGCCCTTTGGAAAACTCTGTTCCAGGCCTCAAGTCGCTCTTAGCTTGTGGAGTGGCGTTACAGTAAATGACAATGGTTGAGATAAGGCAATAAGCACTGATATGCCCACAATAACAAGAGCGTATTATGAGCTGAAAGGACCAGCTCATTGCTTCACCTTCACCAtaatagtctgtgtgtgttgaagaCTTTGGAGCTTATTTTAATGGTTTAGTCTATGTTTAGTATCTTTAATGAGTATGAAGGTTTGGACAGAAATTGTGCAATGAGAAGCAGATGCTCCATGCCATAATTTTGGTTCAATATGGGCTCAAAGAGTGATTGTAAGGGCTGATGGGACGGAAATAACACATGGTCAGGCGATATCAAATGCTATGCAATTTATCCAACTAAGCTAGCTATAGTAAAATGTGCAGGAGTTTTCCCTAACTACTAGAGGCAATAGTTTTGTTGAACAACAAGCAAGAGTAGCAGCTTCTGCAGTTTTACTGTGCCCTGTAGGCCCAATAGGTAGAGAATATAGAGGTTCAGAAGATGATGAACCTGAGTTCCTAGCAGATTTAACCAGCCTGAAAGAATTGCAAGACATTTCTAGCCGATTTGAGATAGATGTCATTTCCTAGTCATTTGTGATAGGAAATGTTACCTTATTATATTTGGGGCGTAAGACAGTCTGCCTCTTCCGAAAAGTGTGTGATTTTGGTGAGCTTTCTGACTGCATGCCTTAAGCTCCACCCAGTGTGGGCAGGGCCAGTGGGAATACACATTGCAGGAATGATTCACCCACTGTTGGAGATGTTTCTCCCCAGGAGAAATACTTCAAGGAGATCTGGCTGTTCTTCCAAATTGGAAACACCGTATCAGTCCCTTGGAGAAAGAGTTACTTAATCTGTGAAACTAGTTTTCTCTATTGTGGTAGAATTTTCTTAAATAGCTGACTTTTTTCTTCCTCACCATCACTGAGAACCTTAGTCATTTGATAGGAAATGCTATCTTATTATATTTGGATGTACCTTGTATCA is a window of Hoplias malabaricus isolate fHopMal1 chromosome 1, fHopMal1.hap1, whole genome shotgun sequence DNA encoding:
- the LOC136710047 gene encoding saposin-C-like isoform X1, whose protein sequence is MLQNLLISLLLISAACAMHLEYLKVNSDQELPDEILALAQDEELSMPEAELPGKCWACKWAMRKLKRTLGNRASQDKIRAKLNSVCNSLGFLKSMCNRMLQPYTETLIEELSTSDDPATICRNVGFCTSRRLQEFIEAFPEIQQKL
- the LOC136710047 gene encoding uncharacterized protein isoform X2 encodes the protein MLQNLLISLLLISAACAMHLEYLKVNSDQELPDEILALAQDEELSMPEAELPGKCWACKWAMRKLKRTLGNRASQPYTETLIEELSTSDDPATICRNVGFCTSRRLQEFIEAFPEIQQKL